A window of the Penaeus monodon isolate SGIC_2016 chromosome 11, NSTDA_Pmon_1, whole genome shotgun sequence genome harbors these coding sequences:
- the LOC119578973 gene encoding LOW QUALITY PROTEIN: retinol dehydrogenase 11-like (The sequence of the model RefSeq protein was modified relative to this genomic sequence to represent the inferred CDS: deleted 1 base in 1 codon; substituted 1 base at 1 genomic stop codon) yields the protein MRLLLGVGRDSSLWFPILLAAMGTVGIVVGVAVGIYLIRKYRESKWGKCKSKRRMEGKVVVITGANSGIGKETARDLASRGAIVILACRNRQAALEAVKDIRTTTGDGDLIVMDLDLGDLASIRSFASNFMEKFSKLDVLINNGGVFIPPEERRKTKDGFEIHFGVNHLGHFLLTHLLFHHIQRTPSSRIVNVSSLLYKCGKIDFDNLDADKGWDKKVRHNALYCNSKLANIFHSQELAKRLQGTGTGVFVLCPGFVYTGLMRYSAHQFNWFKKLCFAPIVFLFMRTPKQGAQTTIHCAVSEELDGVEWGFLRECKIDKLEAVAEDSETAAKLWDVSMALVGEGGPGSAALEEDNGFVEGQDAEAVMVEEEAVLVEDIQVEETTVLKASPQVEEKGPAEDEEQMLREEAESPDAELETLEKEESDEEEEGELLDEDFVNSDKEKLLEPKKSDEVKXMK from the exons ATGCGTCTCCTTCTGGGTGTCGGAAGAGACTCGAGCCTTTGGTTCCCTATTCTCCTCGCTGCAATGGGCACTGTGGGCATCGTCGTGGGCGTCGCGGTGGGCATCTATCTGATAAGGAAGTACCGGGAGAGCAAATGGGGGAAATGCAAGAGCAAGAGGCGCATGGAAGGCAAG GTTGTTGTGATCACAGGAGCAAACTCAGGTATTGGGAAGGAGACAGCACGTGACTTAGCAAGTCGTGGAGCCATAGTAATTCTTGCATGCAGGAACCGCCAGGCAGCTCTTGAAGCTGTGAAAGACATCCGTACTACCACTGGAGATGGTGACTTG ATTGTCATGGACCTTGACCTAGGTGACTTGGCTTCAATTAGGTCATTTGCATCGAACTTCATGGAGAAGTTTAGTAAGCTTGACGTCTTAATAAACAATGGTGGAGTGTTTATCCCCCCAGAAGAGCGCAGGAAGACTAAGGATGGCTTTGAAATTCACTTTGGGGTAAATCATTTGGGTCATTTTCTCCTCACGCATCTGCTCTTTCATCATATTCAGCGCACACCTAGCTCTCG AATTGTTAATGTGTCATCACTTCTCTACAAATGTGGCAAGATAGATTTTGATAATCTGGATGCAGATAAAGGCTGGGACAAGAAAGTCAGACATAATGCCCTCTACTGTAACTCTAAGCTAGCAAACATCTTCCATAGCCAAGAACTGGCTAAGAGACTCCAAG GCACAGGAACAGGAGTATTTGTTTTGTGCCCTGGCTTTGTGTACACTGGGCTCATGAGATACAGTGCCCACCAGTTCAATTGGTTCAAAAAACTGTGCTTTGCTCCTATTGTTTTCCTGTTTATGAGGACTCCAAAGCAG GGAGCCCAAACTACTATCCACTGTGCTGTGTCAGAGGAATTGGATGGTGTGGAATGGGGATTCTTACGTGAGTGCAAAATTGATAAACTGGAAGCAGTTGCAGAAGACTCTGAAACTGCTGCCAAACTATGGGATGTGTCGATGGCTCTTGTTGGGGAGGGAGGT CCTGGATCAGCAGCCCTGGAAGAGGATAATGGCTTTGTTGAAGGGCAAGATGCAGAAGCAGTAATGGTGGAGGAAGAGGCTGTTTTGGTGGAAGATATTCAAGTGGAAGAAACCACAGTATTGAAAGCAAGCCCCCAGGTGGAAGAGAAGGGTCCAGCTGAAGATGAAGAACAAATGTTAAGAGAAGAAGCAGAGTCACCTGATGCAGAACTAGAGACtctagagaaagaagaaagtgatgaagaagaagaaggagaactaCTAGACGAGGATTTTGTCAACAGTGACAAGGAGAAGTTGCTGGAACCAAAAAAGTCAGATGAAGTTAAATGAATGAAGTGA
- the LOC119578597 gene encoding uncharacterized protein LOC119578597 yields MIKDVHGNVLSGEEDILRRWEYFEKLMNVENTRRERGLEDAEVGNQYVQESSREEVRQAMRMKKGGKAVGPDNTPIEAWRCLGEMAVATQTVQHDSGRAMFKTATITEEKNAIKIWERVLKARLRITVENCDVQLGFMPRRSTTDTIFTLRMVMEKFMEGQRGLQWVFIDLQKAYDKVPKD; encoded by the exons atgataaaggatgTACATGGAAATGTTTTGTCAGGTGAGGAAGAcatcttgagaagatgggagtaTTTTGAGAAACTTATGAACGTTGAAaatacaagaagagaaagaggactgGAGGACGCAGAAGTTGGAAATCAATATGTGCAGGAGAGCAGCAGAGAGGAGGTGAGGCAGGCCatgagaatgaagaaaggaggtAAAGCTGTAGGTCCAGATAACACCCCAATAGAAGCATGGAGGTGCTTGGGAGAGATGGCAGTGGCTACCCAAACTGTTCAACATGATTCCGGGAg ggcGATGTTTAAAACTGCAACAATTACAGAGGAAAAGAACGCAATTAAGATTTGGGAAAGAGTTTTGAAAGCGAGACTAAGGATAACAGTAGAAAACTGTGATGTGCAGCTTGGATTTATGCCAAGAAGAAGCACAACAGATACAATATTCACCTTGAGAATGGTAATGGAAAAGTTCATGGAAGGCCAGAGAGGGTTGCAATGGGTCTTTATAGACCTACAGAAAGCTTATGATAAAGTTCCTAAagattaa